A genomic segment from Flavobacterium litorale encodes:
- a CDS encoding GAF domain-containing protein, whose translation MNIEHFESSPFEVKISFHKVMEQLEEIAVSGSKHKSDYAKALLDSTAAYPELREGIKDPNQLNKYEDLIKDLLSDLFPTALSKNEIKAVAIPFYNITFNYTKRLQSILDEAGTDFDMSIRDFSDHEFYVMACCLILNNYYGYHFDFSRPLFYDIPDASGIMKHYRILYNADFIEILPKDNHNEITEDDIKLLMDNFDNLELWKEKFPEDSWVLKGFGIVSLFDSTTESAISNLKTSLLKPEDFDEGDKSKQENIFRSIYKIPDLRIGFTEVHLEENTFNLPLFDKIDSYILKDRSEINCNDVFCGQSLKKIIEDHKYFVISDTENYCKACSENPDNEFAQHLLDQDIKSCILAPLVKNNKLIGIIELVSSRAGELNSINAKKLSYILPFLTDRIETYYSEMQNQIDAIIQKEYTAIHNSVYWKFREEALRHINEPENKNSAYKEIVFKEIYPLYGQIDVKGSSTARNQSTEEDLVKQIEKLLSLFRYIFNLEKLPLIEQHIYELENMETKIKTEMQADSEAVIQNYIQTEIHPMLEHFESVNEDIHNHIDNYFRTLDHRVDMVYHSRKNFDEALSIINKHLAEVLDQKQVEAQKFYPHYYERFKTDGVEHNLYIGASIAPKNQYSPLYLNNLRLWQLQVMCEMENEYYKLYPALPYQLDVTSLILVFSSPISIRFRMDEKRFDVDGTYNARYEVVKKRIDKSHIKGTDKRITEKGKITIVYSQKQEETEYRRYIQFLQHKNLVDSVVEQFDVEDLQGVTGLKALRIAIVYNTESMPEKTYSYDDLLRELS comes from the coding sequence ATGAACATTGAGCATTTTGAGAGCAGTCCGTTTGAAGTAAAGATTTCCTTTCATAAAGTGATGGAACAACTTGAGGAGATTGCTGTGTCTGGCAGTAAGCATAAGTCGGACTATGCAAAAGCTCTGTTAGATAGTACAGCGGCTTACCCAGAGTTACGCGAAGGTATTAAAGACCCTAACCAGCTTAATAAGTACGAGGACTTGATAAAAGACTTACTTTCGGATTTATTCCCTACCGCACTTAGTAAAAACGAAATCAAGGCCGTTGCAATTCCTTTTTACAACATTACTTTTAACTATACCAAAAGGTTACAAAGTATTTTAGATGAAGCGGGGACTGATTTTGATATGAGCATTCGTGATTTTAGCGACCATGAGTTTTATGTAATGGCATGTTGCTTAATTTTAAATAACTACTACGGTTACCATTTTGATTTTAGCCGACCTTTGTTTTATGATATACCTGATGCTAGTGGTATTATGAAACATTACCGAATTTTATATAATGCTGATTTTATTGAAATTCTGCCAAAAGACAACCATAACGAAATTACAGAGGACGATATAAAGCTATTGATGGACAACTTTGATAATTTGGAGTTATGGAAAGAAAAATTCCCTGAAGATAGCTGGGTTTTAAAAGGCTTTGGTATTGTATCGCTTTTTGACTCTACTACAGAGAGTGCCATATCCAATTTAAAAACGAGTTTATTAAAACCTGAAGATTTTGATGAAGGTGATAAGTCCAAACAAGAAAACATATTTAGGTCGATTTATAAAATACCCGATTTGCGTATTGGGTTTACAGAAGTCCATTTAGAAGAAAACACTTTTAATTTGCCCCTTTTTGACAAAATAGATAGTTATATTTTAAAAGACAGATCTGAAATTAACTGCAATGATGTGTTTTGCGGACAATCGTTAAAAAAAATCATTGAAGACCACAAATATTTTGTAATATCAGATACCGAAAATTATTGCAAAGCATGTAGCGAAAATCCTGATAACGAATTTGCTCAGCATTTGCTAGATCAAGACATAAAGAGTTGTATACTGGCACCGCTAGTTAAAAACAACAAACTAATTGGTATTATAGAGCTTGTATCATCTCGTGCAGGCGAGCTTAATAGTATTAATGCCAAAAAACTATCGTACATACTACCATTTTTAACGGATAGGATAGAAACATATTACTCTGAAATGCAAAACCAGATTGATGCTATTATCCAAAAGGAATATACAGCCATACACAATAGCGTATATTGGAAGTTCCGTGAAGAGGCATTAAGGCACATTAACGAACCTGAAAACAAAAACTCCGCCTACAAAGAGATTGTTTTTAAAGAAATTTATCCGCTTTATGGGCAGATAGACGTGAAGGGTTCATCTACAGCGCGAAATCAATCTACCGAAGAAGATCTTGTTAAACAAATAGAAAAATTGCTATCACTTTTCCGCTACATTTTCAATCTTGAAAAATTACCACTTATTGAGCAACATATTTATGAGCTCGAAAATATGGAGACTAAGATAAAAACGGAAATGCAAGCTGACTCTGAAGCGGTGATACAAAATTACATCCAAACCGAGATACACCCTATGCTTGAGCATTTTGAATCGGTTAACGAAGATATACACAACCATATTGACAACTACTTTAGAACGCTAGACCATAGAGTAGATATGGTGTACCACAGCAGAAAGAACTTTGATGAAGCACTCTCGATAATTAATAAGCATTTAGCGGAAGTTTTAGACCAAAAGCAAGTTGAGGCACAAAAGTTTTACCCGCATTATTATGAGCGTTTTAAAACCGATGGTGTGGAGCATAATTTGTACATAGGGGCATCTATAGCACCAAAAAACCAATACAGCCCGTTATACCTTAACAATTTACGATTGTGGCAGCTACAGGTAATGTGCGAAATGGAAAATGAGTATTACAAACTCTATCCTGCATTACCCTATCAACTGGATGTAACATCATTAATATTAGTATTTAGTTCGCCTATATCCATACGTTTTAGAATGGACGAAAAGCGTTTTGATGTAGATGGTACGTACAATGCCCGATATGAAGTGGTAAAGAAACGGATTGACAAATCGCATATTAAAGGTACGGACAAACGTATTACCGAGAAAGGTAAAATTACCATTGTGTATTCGCAAAAACAGGAAGAAACAGAGTACCGACGCTACATTCAATTCTTACAGCACAAAAATTTAGTAGATAGTGTTGTAGAACAATTTGATGTAGAAGATTTGCAGGGTGTTACAGGGCTAAAAGCACTGCGTATTGCTATTGTGTACAATACCGAAAGTATGCCCGAAAAAACATATAGTTATGATGATTTGCTGAGAGAATTAAGCTAA
- a CDS encoding sodium:calcium antiporter has translation MLLTVLGFTCCAIIIFFAGKKLSHYGDLLADMTGMGKALIGLILMSTVTSLPELMVGVSSVAILQSADFAVGGILGSCAFNLGILSLMEFYMSKNKPLFSQMSQSHILAAAFSIILLALTGLGLFMDSSMVFMPTIGLTSIGFAVLYILSMRSIYYYQKSNPAVVAEAESITLEGITLKKVGLRYAMYAVIIIVTAIALPYFAENIAAETGLGESFVGTLFLAVSTSLPEIAVSIAAVRIGAADMAMGNLLGSNIFNIFILFLDDIMYTKGLLLKDASDSNQISVFMVLIMTGVALTGLIFPFQQKRTIMAWDTLAIFLLYVLNVVLLYKFS, from the coding sequence ATGCTTTTAACCGTTTTAGGCTTTACGTGTTGCGCCATAATAATATTTTTTGCAGGTAAAAAACTTTCTCACTACGGCGATTTATTGGCAGATATGACGGGTATGGGCAAAGCTTTAATAGGGCTTATTTTAATGTCTACCGTTACCTCGTTACCCGAATTAATGGTTGGCGTAAGCTCTGTAGCCATACTACAATCAGCCGATTTTGCCGTGGGTGGCATACTAGGTAGTTGTGCCTTTAATTTGGGTATACTCTCGCTTATGGAGTTTTATATGAGTAAAAATAAACCGTTGTTCTCGCAAATGTCGCAAAGCCACATACTGGCAGCAGCATTTAGTATAATATTGTTAGCATTAACGGGTTTAGGTTTGTTTATGGACAGCAGCATGGTATTTATGCCAACAATAGGTTTAACCAGTATAGGCTTTGCTGTATTGTACATACTCTCCATGCGGTCTATTTATTATTATCAAAAATCCAATCCCGCAGTAGTTGCAGAAGCTGAAAGTATAACGTTGGAAGGTATAACCCTAAAAAAAGTAGGGCTACGTTATGCAATGTATGCTGTTATCATTATTGTTACCGCTATAGCACTACCCTACTTTGCCGAAAATATTGCTGCCGAAACAGGCTTAGGCGAATCGTTTGTAGGTACCCTATTTTTAGCAGTTTCCACATCATTGCCCGAAATAGCAGTTTCTATCGCTGCAGTACGCATTGGCGCTGCCGATATGGCTATGGGTAACCTATTGGGGAGCAACATCTTTAATATATTTATATTATTCTTAGATGATATTATGTACACCAAAGGGTTATTATTAAAAGATGCCTCTGATAGCAACCAAATTTCAGTATTTATGGTGCTCATAATGACAGGAGTTGCACTTACAGGGCTAATATTCCCATTTCAACAAAAACGAACCATTATGGCGTGGGATACCCTAGCCATATTTTTGTTGTATGTACTTAATGTTGTGTTACTCTATAAATTTTCTTAA
- a CDS encoding response regulator transcription factor has product MDRIILGITDDDALIVSLLESFFKNETDIEVLFTANSGHELLNKLAAEPNEPEILLLDLKMEGMDGIAVTEHLKVNHPNIKIIVVSSHYQKSFMGFMVKTGVAAFLPKGISPLELVAVIRAVHKQGYYFKEEQLETLREQIAVKTPKPVLNDDAGLSEREIDVLRLICQQKTAKEIGELLFIAQRTAEGHKNNLFVKTGAKNIAGLVIYAIQQGIIKAEELPLI; this is encoded by the coding sequence ATGGATAGAATTATATTAGGAATTACAGACGACGATGCCTTGATAGTTAGTTTATTAGAATCGTTTTTTAAAAACGAAACGGATATAGAGGTTTTGTTTACGGCCAATAGCGGACATGAATTATTAAATAAACTTGCTGCTGAACCTAACGAACCTGAAATATTACTGCTCGATTTAAAAATGGAGGGCATGGATGGTATAGCGGTTACCGAGCATCTTAAAGTAAACCATCCTAACATAAAAATAATAGTAGTATCGTCGCATTACCAAAAATCGTTTATGGGCTTTATGGTAAAAACAGGTGTAGCAGCCTTTTTACCAAAAGGAATATCTCCATTAGAGTTAGTTGCAGTAATACGCGCGGTGCATAAACAAGGGTATTACTTTAAGGAAGAGCAACTCGAAACGCTCAGGGAGCAAATAGCGGTAAAAACACCAAAACCAGTGTTAAACGATGATGCAGGATTATCTGAAAGAGAAATAGATGTATTGCGCCTTATTTGCCAACAAAAAACAGCCAAAGAAATAGGCGAGCTACTATTTATTGCGCAGCGCACTGCCGAAGGGCATAAAAACAATCTATTTGTTAAAACAGGAGCAAAAAATATAGCAGGCTTAGTAATTTATGCCATACAACAAGGAATAATAAAAGCCGAAGAACTTCCTCTTATTTAG
- a CDS encoding TIGR00266 family protein — MTSHEIDYEIFGEEMQYVEIELDPQEAVVAEAGSFMMMDTGIKMETIFGDGSNQNQGVMGKLFSAGKRLLTGESLFMTVFLNQFHGKRKVSFASPYPGKIIPIDLTEYGGRFICQKDAFLCAAKGVTVGIEFSRKLGRGLFGGEGFIMQKLEGDGMAFVHAGGTLARKELAVGEVLKVDTGCIVGFTKDVDYDVEFVGGIKNTLFGGEGLFYASLRGPGVVYIQSLPFSRLAGRVLSSAPQGGGNQKGEGSILGGLGNLLDGDNR; from the coding sequence ATGACATCACACGAAATAGATTACGAAATATTTGGCGAAGAAATGCAATACGTAGAAATAGAGCTCGACCCACAAGAGGCTGTAGTAGCCGAAGCAGGTAGCTTTATGATGATGGATACAGGCATAAAAATGGAAACAATTTTTGGCGATGGCTCCAACCAAAACCAAGGCGTTATGGGCAAATTATTCTCGGCAGGTAAACGATTGCTTACAGGAGAAAGCCTTTTTATGACGGTGTTTTTAAACCAGTTTCATGGTAAACGTAAAGTGAGCTTTGCCTCGCCCTATCCTGGCAAAATAATACCTATAGACCTTACCGAATATGGCGGGCGTTTTATTTGCCAAAAAGATGCCTTTTTATGCGCTGCCAAAGGTGTAACAGTAGGCATTGAGTTTTCCAGAAAATTAGGTCGTGGGCTGTTTGGTGGCGAAGGCTTTATTATGCAAAAATTAGAGGGCGACGGTATGGCTTTTGTACACGCAGGCGGTACGCTAGCACGCAAAGAACTAGCAGTAGGCGAAGTACTTAAAGTGGATACGGGTTGTATTGTAGGCTTTACTAAAGATGTAGATTATGATGTAGAGTTTGTAGGTGGCATAAAAAACACACTATTTGGTGGCGAGGGATTATTTTATGCTTCATTGCGTGGTCCGGGTGTAGTATACATACAATCGTTACCCTTTAGCAGGCTTGCAGGCAGAGTACTATCGTCTGCCCCACAAGGTGGCGGGAATCAAAAAGGCGAAGGCAGTATATTGGGTGGTTTAGGTAATCTGCTAGACGGCGATAACCGATAA
- a CDS encoding metallophosphoesterase, whose product MKFFSVYNSIGLNKYIIVFLTSFLLLSCATNHPQYGKDVVDKKSGNDVVIDAELNHRIYLIGDAGYATSKNSQALLNVVTDKLKKEDKNTSLLYLGDNIYPLGMPPKRKKKKREAAKKGLDQQIALAKVFEGKTFFIPGNHDWYSGLDGLDEQNDYIEKKLDDNKSFLPGKGCGIDDYEINDNVTLVTIDSQWYIEDWDDYPTINDDCDIKTREAMFIELEDLLNDNQNKIIVIAIHHPLMTNGTHGGQFSLHKHLYPTEAKVPLPVIGSIINTIRRTSGYSQQDRQSKLYNKLTMRIKTLIRSKNNVIVVSGHDHNLQYIGYNDIHQIISGSGSKIEAARAIYPNDFSYGGTGYAILDLFEDGKANIKYFATGSQGEEQLYETNIDLRPDIEIEDYQDEFPQTIEAAIYSPEMTDKGGIYKFFFGKHYRSYYSELLTVKTLTIDTLFGGMTPVKSGGGHQSKSLRLADKNGKEYVMRGVKKSATQFLQTVAFKTKYMGDNFDNTFAESFLLDFYTTAHPYTPFILGDLAESVGIYHTNPKLYFVPKHDALGKYNNEYGGELYMIEEHPGKEHYDLASFGKPDDIEGTDDMLEDLRKDAKYKMDERAYIRARLFDMLIGDWDRHDDQWRWAKFEEKDSVLYKPIPRDRDQAFSMYDGALLSLIMKIPALRHMQSYTKTIQDVKWFNREPYPLDLALTSNSDIKVWLEEAAFLQEALTDEAIENAFSKLPKEIQDETAETIKANLRQRRTDLKKYATEYYKVLLKTVILTGTDDKEKFVITRLPKGVTKIETYSLKKDKETFISERTYNRKTTKEIWIFGLDDDDIFEIKGKPEKPIKIRILGGQNHDEYTIENGRKINVYDFKSKKNTFNIDKRTRLILTDDYETNSYDMHRPHYNSTSTLPSAGYNPDDGVKLGVLFNYIVNNFNRKPYSQKHSVKAEYFFATSGVAASSRSEFINIASRWDFAVDLRYTSPTFSINYFGYGNETENNDDDRGMDFNRVKLQTFRVAPSLFKRNRNGSTITFQPAFESIEIENSGNRFIDMDGVVPERLFEHRQYGSMNAEYKYENYDLPALPSMGMKFALLLNWTTSFDDLNRNFGTIEGFVDFVHKITPDKRLVFESSVKGKLLTNNNFEIYQAATVGGDNDLRGYRRERFTGKKSFYHSSDLRFTLKRGKSSFVPISYGIFGGFDYGRVWIDEQSSNKWHQSVGGGLWLNGVDSVTARVFYFQGADGGRFAVGLQLGL is encoded by the coding sequence ATGAAATTCTTTTCGGTTTATAATAGTATCGGATTAAATAAGTACATTATTGTTTTCCTTACTAGTTTTTTACTCCTATCGTGCGCTACAAATCACCCACAATATGGCAAAGACGTAGTCGATAAAAAAAGTGGAAATGATGTTGTTATTGATGCTGAGCTAAACCACCGTATTTATCTAATAGGCGATGCAGGTTATGCCACCAGCAAAAACTCGCAAGCCCTATTAAATGTGGTTACCGATAAACTGAAAAAAGAAGACAAAAACACATCGCTACTGTATCTTGGCGATAACATTTATCCGCTAGGCATGCCCCCCAAACGAAAAAAGAAAAAACGTGAAGCTGCCAAAAAAGGATTGGATCAACAAATAGCACTTGCTAAAGTGTTTGAGGGTAAAACATTTTTTATACCTGGTAACCACGATTGGTACTCGGGTTTGGATGGGCTGGACGAGCAAAACGATTATATTGAGAAAAAGCTAGACGATAACAAATCGTTCCTGCCAGGCAAAGGTTGCGGTATTGATGATTATGAGATTAACGATAATGTAACCCTAGTTACCATAGACAGCCAATGGTATATTGAAGATTGGGACGACTACCCTACTATTAATGACGATTGCGATATAAAAACCCGCGAAGCCATGTTTATTGAGCTAGAGGACTTGCTTAACGACAACCAAAACAAAATAATTGTAATTGCCATACACCACCCTTTAATGACTAATGGTACACATGGTGGGCAATTCTCGCTACACAAACACCTATATCCAACAGAAGCCAAAGTACCACTACCCGTTATAGGTAGTATTATAAACACCATACGAAGAACATCGGGCTACAGCCAACAGGATAGGCAGAGCAAGCTGTACAACAAATTAACGATGCGCATTAAAACACTTATTCGCAGTAAAAATAATGTTATTGTAGTATCGGGGCACGACCATAATTTACAGTATATTGGGTATAACGACATTCATCAAATTATTAGTGGCTCAGGCTCTAAAATAGAGGCAGCACGAGCCATATACCCCAACGATTTTTCGTACGGTGGAACAGGGTATGCTATACTCGATTTGTTTGAAGATGGTAAAGCCAACATAAAATACTTTGCTACCGGTAGCCAAGGCGAAGAACAACTGTACGAAACTAATATTGATTTACGCCCAGACATAGAAATCGAGGACTATCAGGATGAGTTTCCTCAAACCATAGAGGCTGCTATTTACAGCCCTGAAATGACAGATAAAGGGGGCATTTACAAATTTTTCTTTGGTAAACATTATCGTTCCTATTACAGCGAGCTACTCACTGTAAAAACATTAACCATAGATACGTTATTTGGCGGAATGACGCCTGTTAAATCAGGTGGAGGGCATCAGTCAAAATCATTACGTTTGGCAGATAAAAATGGTAAAGAATATGTAATGCGTGGGGTTAAAAAAAGTGCTACACAATTTTTGCAAACAGTGGCCTTTAAAACAAAATACATGGGCGATAACTTTGACAATACATTTGCCGAAAGTTTCTTATTGGATTTTTATACTACAGCGCACCCCTACACTCCGTTTATATTAGGCGATTTAGCCGAAAGCGTAGGCATATACCACACCAACCCAAAACTCTATTTTGTACCCAAGCACGATGCCTTAGGTAAATATAACAACGAGTATGGCGGCGAATTGTATATGATAGAAGAACATCCTGGTAAGGAACATTACGATTTAGCTAGTTTTGGTAAACCCGACGATATTGAGGGTACTGATGATATGCTGGAAGATTTACGAAAAGATGCCAAATACAAAATGGACGAACGCGCCTATATTAGGGCACGATTATTTGATATGCTAATAGGCGATTGGGACAGGCACGACGACCAATGGCGCTGGGCAAAATTTGAAGAAAAAGACTCCGTACTATACAAGCCCATTCCGCGCGACCGCGACCAAGCCTTCTCTATGTACGATGGTGCACTACTATCATTAATCATGAAAATTCCAGCGTTGCGCCACATGCAGAGTTATACAAAAACTATTCAGGACGTAAAATGGTTTAACCGTGAGCCTTATCCGTTAGATTTAGCATTAACAAGCAACTCAGATATAAAGGTATGGCTAGAAGAAGCTGCCTTTTTACAAGAAGCATTAACTGACGAGGCTATAGAGAATGCATTTAGCAAACTCCCAAAAGAGATACAGGACGAAACCGCAGAAACAATAAAAGCCAACCTAAGGCAGCGAAGAACCGATTTAAAAAAATATGCTACTGAATATTATAAGGTATTATTAAAAACAGTAATACTTACAGGTACAGACGATAAAGAAAAGTTTGTAATAACCCGATTGCCAAAAGGAGTAACAAAGATTGAAACCTACAGCCTTAAAAAAGACAAAGAAACATTTATAAGTGAACGTACATACAACAGAAAAACTACCAAAGAAATATGGATATTTGGATTGGATGATGATGATATTTTTGAGATAAAAGGAAAGCCCGAAAAACCTATAAAAATAAGAATACTTGGCGGACAAAACCACGATGAGTATACCATAGAGAATGGTAGAAAAATTAATGTGTACGATTTTAAGAGTAAGAAAAATACGTTTAACATTGATAAACGAACGAGGCTTATACTAACGGACGATTACGAAACGAACAGTTACGATATGCACCGCCCTCATTATAACTCCACCTCAACATTACCTTCTGCTGGGTACAACCCAGACGATGGCGTTAAACTAGGCGTACTCTTTAACTACATAGTAAACAACTTTAACCGAAAACCCTACTCGCAAAAACACAGCGTTAAGGCAGAATACTTTTTTGCAACATCGGGTGTTGCCGCATCCTCACGGAGTGAATTTATTAATATAGCCAGCCGATGGGATTTTGCTGTAGATTTACGTTATACCAGCCCAACCTTTAGCATTAACTACTTTGGTTATGGTAACGAAACAGAAAACAACGACGATGATAGGGGAATGGACTTTAATAGGGTTAAGCTACAAACTTTTAGAGTAGCACCCTCTTTATTTAAACGAAACAGGAATGGTAGTACTATAACCTTCCAACCCGCCTTTGAATCTATTGAAATAGAAAATTCTGGCAACCGATTTATTGATATGGATGGTGTTGTACCCGAGCGTCTTTTTGAACACCGCCAGTACGGTAGTATGAATGCCGAATACAAATACGAAAATTACGACTTGCCTGCATTGCCATCTATGGGGATGAAATTCGCATTATTATTAAACTGGACTACTAGTTTTGATGATCTAAATCGCAACTTTGGTACAATAGAAGGGTTTGTAGATTTTGTACACAAAATAACACCTGATAAAAGGCTTGTTTTTGAATCGAGTGTAAAAGGAAAATTACTTACCAATAATAACTTCGAAATATACCAAGCAGCAACCGTAGGGGGCGATAACGACCTTAGAGGCTACCGCCGTGAGCGTTTTACAGGTAAAAAATCGTTTTACCACAGCTCCGATTTACGCTTTACGCTAAAAAGAGGTAAAAGCAGCTTTGTACCTATTAGTTACGGTATTTTTGGTGGTTTTGATTATGGTCGTGTTTGGATAGACGAACAATCGTCCAACAAATGGCACCAAAGTGTTGGTGGAGGTTTGTGGTTAAATGGTGTAGACAGTGTTACGGCACGAGTGTTTTACTTTCAGGGTGCCGATGGAGGTCGTTTTGCAGTAGGCTTACAGCTTGGACTTTAA
- a CDS encoding Pycsar system effector family protein: MTIVKKAENYVFNLFKDKLSVNYIYHNFNHTLRVVNAAALIATEEKVDESDKEALLIAAWFHDSGYINGRENHEEVGATIASEFLLEQNYPQDRIELVASLIRATKVEVAPKTPLENIIRDADYSHFADKSYAKFAELLREEWRLNGYKEFTDVEWIIENRDILLYKHRYYSPYAKKEMQPEKDKNIARLHKTIKKLKSGKKKVSKNKINKKKLEKLTRPDRGIDTMFRVTLNNHTRLSDIADSKANIMISVNAIIISVSLTTLIPKLDSPTNTHLIIPTLILVLFSVVSIIFAILSTRPKVTEGTFTRQDINSRKVNLLFFGNFYKVPLGEYTWAMNEMMKDRKYLYDSMIKDLYFLGLVLNKKYKLLRVTYNIFMIGIIISVIAFIYAFSRI; encoded by the coding sequence ATGACTATTGTTAAAAAAGCCGAGAACTACGTATTTAATTTATTCAAAGATAAACTATCTGTTAATTATATTTACCATAATTTTAATCATACTTTACGTGTTGTTAATGCTGCGGCATTAATAGCTACCGAAGAAAAAGTTGATGAAAGTGATAAAGAGGCATTACTTATTGCTGCTTGGTTTCACGATTCGGGGTATATAAATGGGCGCGAAAACCATGAGGAGGTTGGTGCTACTATTGCCAGCGAATTTTTATTGGAGCAAAATTACCCGCAAGATAGAATAGAATTGGTAGCTAGCCTTATACGGGCTACTAAAGTTGAGGTTGCGCCTAAAACGCCTCTTGAGAATATTATTAGGGATGCTGATTATTCTCATTTTGCCGATAAGAGTTATGCCAAATTTGCCGAGTTACTGCGTGAGGAATGGCGACTTAATGGCTATAAGGAGTTTACCGATGTAGAGTGGATTATTGAGAATAGGGATATTTTACTTTACAAACACAGGTACTACAGCCCGTATGCAAAAAAAGAGATGCAGCCTGAAAAGGATAAAAATATTGCACGACTACACAAAACCATAAAAAAATTAAAATCGGGTAAAAAAAAGGTTTCTAAAAATAAAATAAATAAAAAGAAGCTCGAAAAGTTAACCCGACCTGATAGGGGTATAGATACTATGTTTAGGGTAACCCTTAATAACCATACCCGCCTAAGTGATATTGCTGATAGTAAGGCTAATATAATGATATCGGTTAATGCTATTATTATATCGGTGTCCTTAACAACGCTAATACCAAAGTTGGACAGCCCTACCAATACCCACTTAATTATACCTACATTAATTTTAGTGTTATTTAGTGTGGTATCTATCATATTTGCCATATTGTCTACCCGACCTAAGGTTACTGAGGGTACGTTTACGCGCCAAGATATTAATAGCCGAAAAGTGAATTTGCTGTTTTTTGGTAATTTTTATAAAGTACCTCTTGGAGAGTATACCTGGGCGATGAATGAGATGATGAAGGATAGAAAGTACTTGTACGATTCGATGATTAAAGACCTTTACTTTTTAGGGCTTGTGCTTAATAAAAAGTACAAATTGCTCCGAGTTACGTACAACATTTTTATGATAGGTATTATTATTTCGGTAATTGCATTTATATATGCCTTTAGCCGTATATAG
- a CDS encoding DUF748 domain-containing protein has product MKKFKKLWITLGSIIVLLIIANFALEPVALHYVNKALANIEGYKGSVKDIDIHLYRGAYRIDSLEIKKIEKDGTEPFVAADAIDISIQWKSLFKGAITGEFYVEHPVLNFIKRGDAVDTGGDNDFIQTIKDLSPVTINRFEITNGEVHYIDYGASPNIDIAATNVNAVATNLTNVLRKDDPLPSDITLTAITSGNGRIDSSAKINLLKEVPDFDFNFKLEQMNLTYLKDFTDAYAKFTFKKGTLAITSELAMNNGKYDGYLKPVMDDIRIIDLTPDTEREKERGFFKKVWELIVGGTVAVVKNKSKDRLATKVPLKGNLKEGEPFTWTLIVNVLRNGFIKAFDKNLDNSISFDDVAGEEESKKE; this is encoded by the coding sequence ATGAAGAAATTTAAAAAGCTATGGATTACACTCGGGTCGATAATAGTACTACTAATAATCGCAAATTTTGCCCTAGAACCTGTTGCCTTACACTATGTAAACAAAGCACTCGCTAATATTGAGGGGTATAAAGGAAGTGTAAAAGATATTGATATTCACCTGTATCGTGGTGCATACCGTATAGATTCGTTAGAAATAAAAAAGATCGAAAAAGATGGCACAGAGCCATTTGTGGCTGCCGATGCTATTGATATCTCGATACAATGGAAATCGTTGTTTAAAGGGGCTATTACTGGCGAATTTTATGTAGAGCACCCTGTACTCAACTTTATTAAACGAGGCGATGCCGTAGATACTGGTGGCGATAACGATTTTATACAAACCATAAAAGATTTATCTCCTGTAACCATAAATAGGTTTGAAATAACTAATGGCGAGGTACACTATATTGATTATGGTGCTAGCCCCAATATAGATATTGCTGCAACCAATGTAAACGCCGTAGCTACAAATTTAACCAATGTATTACGTAAAGACGATCCGTTACCATCAGACATTACCCTTACCGCAATTACAAGCGGTAACGGGCGCATAGATAGCAGCGCAAAGATAAATTTGTTAAAGGAAGTGCCTGATTTTGATTTCAACTTTAAGTTGGAACAAATGAATCTTACCTACTTAAAAGATTTTACCGATGCCTATGCTAAGTTTACCTTTAAAAAAGGTACACTAGCCATAACATCGGAACTAGCTATGAACAATGGTAAATACGATGGTTACCTAAAACCTGTTATGGATGATATTAGGATTATTGACCTTACACCAGATACTGAGAGAGAAAAAGAACGTGGCTTTTTTAAAAAGGTATGGGAACTTATTGTGGGGGGAACTGTTGCGGTAGTTAAAAATAAAAGCAAAGACCGACTAGCTACCAAAGTACCCTTAAAAGGAAATTTAAAGGAAGGTGAGCCTTTTACGTGGACCTTAATTGTAAATGTTTTGCGTAACGGTTTTATAAAAGCCTTTGATAAAAATTTGGATAACTCCATTAGCTTTGATGATGTAGCAGGCGAAGAAGAATCTAAAAAAGAGTAA